One Dromiciops gliroides isolate mDroGli1 chromosome 3, mDroGli1.pri, whole genome shotgun sequence DNA segment encodes these proteins:
- the LOC122749215 gene encoding olfactory receptor 8D1-like, producing MTTGNYSTEIEFVLVGLTNKPELQFPLFFLFLCIYVITVVGNVGMILLIVASPPLHMPMYYFLSSLSFVDFCYSSAIAPKMLVNFLGKKNTIPYFECMAQLFFFVVFVVAEGYLLTVMAYDRYVAICNPLLYNMIMSYQVCSLMVAAAFTLGFISAITHTSFMMKLSFCKSHIITHYFCDVLPLLNLSCSSTQINELLLHVIAGFNTLVPTLAVLISYAFIFSSILRIRSTGGRSKAFGTCSSHLMAVVIFFGSITFMYFKAPSSKSLEQEKISSVFYTIGIPMLNPLIYSLRNKDVKKALRKLLRGREF from the coding sequence ATGACTACAGGAAATTACTCCACAGAGATTGAGTTTGTTCTTGTGGGATTAACAAATAAGCCAGAGCTCCAGTTTCCTTTGTTCTTCTTATTCCTGTGTATCTATGTCATCACTGTGGTGGGGAATGTGGGCATGATCCTCTTAATTGTTGCCAGCCCTCCACTCCATATGCCCATGTACTATTTCCTCAGTAGTTTGTCCTTTGTAGATTTCTGCTACTCCTCTGCCATTGCCCCTAAAATGTTGGTGAATTTCTTAGGGAAGAAGAATACTATCCCTTATTTTGAATGTATGGCCcagctttttttctttgtggtctTTGTTGTTGCAGAAGGATACCTTCTGACAGTGATGGCTTATGATCGCTATGTTGCTATTTGTAATCCACTGCTTTATAATATGATAATGTCCTATCAGGTCTGCTCTTTGATGGTGGCGGCTGCCTTCACTTTGGGCTTTATTTCAGCCATAACCCATACAAGCTTCATGATGAAACTTTCCTTCTGCAAATCCCACATCATCACCCATTACTTTTGTGATGTACTTCCCCTACTCAACCTCTCCTGCTCAAGCACTCAAATCAATGAGTTACTGCTTCATGTCATTGCTGGATTTAATACCTTAGTGCCCACCTTGGCAGTTCTTATTTCTTATGCTTTCATATTTTCCAGCATCCTCCGCATCCGCTCTACAGGAGGAAGATCCAAAGCCTTTGGCACTTGTAGCTCCCACCTCATGGCTGTGGTTATCTTTTTTGGGTCAATCACATTCATGTATTTCAAAGCACCTTCTAGTAAGTCTTTGGAACAAGAGAAgatttcttcagtattttataCAATTGGGATTCCTATGCTCAATCCCTTAATCTACAGTCTGAGGAATAAAGATGTAAAGAAAGCACTGAGGAAACTTCTTAGAGGAAGAGAGTTTTAA